From a region of the Alkalicoccobacillus plakortidis genome:
- a CDS encoding electron transfer flavoprotein subunit alpha/FixB family protein — protein sequence MTTSILVVAEHRDGSIKQVTYEAIEAARQSSLDETPIHLALIGHELHDITEQLSSSGVTTIYSVDHEDCKHYNPEIYAKVLTQIIEQSGAEGIIFGHTTIGRDLSPIISANLDAGQISDVTAIEQTADQVLYTRPIYAGKAFEQKTFRSTPWVLTIRPNNIPAAETSENTATHVEIEYKQPDSLRTVIKNVVQKSTGKIDLAEAKVVIAGGRGVKSSDGFKPLEELAQVLGGAVGASRGACDAEYCDYALQIGQTGKVVTPEIYIACGISGAIQHVAGMSQSRLIIAINKDPEAPIFKLADYGIVGDLFEVVPLLTEEFKSVLSSSKV from the coding sequence ATGACAACAAGCATACTGGTAGTTGCCGAGCATCGAGATGGAAGTATCAAACAGGTTACGTACGAAGCCATTGAAGCAGCCAGACAGTCGTCATTAGATGAAACACCTATTCATTTAGCCTTAATTGGGCATGAGCTACATGATATAACCGAGCAATTGAGCTCAAGCGGCGTAACGACTATTTATTCAGTGGATCATGAAGACTGCAAACACTACAACCCTGAGATTTATGCAAAAGTATTAACACAGATTATTGAGCAATCCGGAGCTGAAGGCATTATTTTTGGCCATACCACCATCGGCCGTGATCTCTCCCCTATCATTTCAGCAAACCTTGATGCCGGACAAATATCAGATGTCACGGCGATTGAGCAAACAGCAGACCAGGTGCTGTACACGCGACCCATTTACGCCGGAAAAGCCTTTGAACAAAAGACATTTCGCAGCACACCATGGGTTCTTACCATTAGACCAAACAATATTCCAGCAGCAGAAACATCAGAGAATACCGCTACACACGTGGAAATCGAATACAAGCAACCAGATTCGTTGCGAACCGTAATTAAAAACGTCGTTCAGAAATCAACCGGAAAAATCGACCTCGCCGAAGCCAAAGTTGTCATCGCCGGTGGTCGCGGAGTAAAAAGTTCAGATGGCTTCAAACCACTAGAAGAGCTTGCTCAAGTTTTGGGCGGAGCAGTTGGTGCCTCCCGAGGCGCTTGTGATGCCGAATACTGTGATTACGCTTTGCAAATTGGTCAAACGGGAAAAGTTGTCACACCAGAGATTTACATTGCGTGCGGAATCAGCGGTGCCATTCAGCATGTAGCTGGAATGAGCCAATCCCGATTAATCATCGCCATTAACAAAGATCCCGAAGCACCTATCTTTAAGCTTGCTGACTATGGAATCGTAGGCGATTTATTTGAAGTAGTGCCCCTTTTGACAGAGGAATTTAAAAGTGTATTGTCCTCGTCGAAAGTTTAA
- a CDS encoding cysteine hydrolase family protein — protein sequence MNKALIVIDVQKAFEHGAWGERNNLQAEENILRLVEKCRTQNQMIIFVQHTSTNPKSHFYIEDECVKFKDYMKPLKDEVVIQKQVNSAFIGTDLEKILHENKVDEVVIVGLTTPHCVSTTTRMSANLGFKTTLISDATAAFELTDQNGITYDAKTIHQVSLATLHEEFAEVRTTEEWLGEN from the coding sequence ATGAACAAAGCACTGATTGTTATTGATGTTCAGAAGGCCTTTGAACACGGAGCTTGGGGAGAAAGAAATAATCTGCAGGCTGAAGAAAATATCTTAAGACTTGTGGAGAAGTGTCGTACGCAAAACCAAATGATTATTTTTGTCCAGCATACTTCAACGAATCCTAAATCTCATTTTTATATCGAGGATGAGTGTGTGAAATTCAAGGATTATATGAAACCACTTAAAGATGAAGTGGTTATTCAGAAACAAGTAAATAGTGCGTTTATCGGAACGGATTTAGAGAAGATTTTACACGAAAATAAGGTCGATGAGGTGGTCATCGTAGGATTAACCACTCCACACTGTGTCTCGACTACCACAAGAATGAGCGCGAATCTCGGCTTTAAAACAACTTTAATATCAGATGCCACAGCAGCTTTTGAGTTAACGGACCAAAATGGAATAACGTATGATGCCAAAACCATTCATCAAGTGTCGCTTGCTACATTACATGAGGAATTTGCGGAAGTGAGGACGACGGAGGAATGGTTAGGCGAGAATTGA
- a CDS encoding Lrp/AsnC family transcriptional regulator — translation MDEIDTFILRFLQEDGRLSITELAKKIGLSNPATNERVKKLEDKQIITGYRAVINAEKVGRPITAHILYNTTRCKPFVQFCRDQPDIVECSRLAGQFDYLIKVVTTSVGALETIIDASMEYGKPSSLINLSTPISHKPLF, via the coding sequence ATGGATGAAATCGATACATTCATTCTACGTTTTTTACAGGAGGACGGGCGTCTTTCAATTACAGAACTAGCAAAAAAAATAGGCCTATCCAATCCAGCCACAAATGAACGAGTCAAAAAGCTAGAGGATAAGCAGATTATTACGGGGTACAGAGCGGTGATTAATGCAGAAAAAGTAGGCAGACCTATCACCGCACATATTCTTTACAATACAACGAGGTGTAAACCTTTTGTGCAATTTTGTAGAGACCAACCCGATATTGTAGAGTGTTCACGACTTGCCGGACAATTTGATTACCTAATTAAAGTAGTGACGACTTCCGTTGGAGCTTTAGAGACAATTATTGATGCGTCTATGGAGTACGGGAAGCCGTCATCACTTATTAATTTATCAACACCTATTTCTCACAAACCTCTTTTCTAA
- a CDS encoding GNAT family N-acetyltransferase, producing the protein MNLTITKLKAEDEESLYQFELENRTYFEEMIPGRGDDYYVYREFRRNHRTLLQEQEENGSYFYLLKNDQAEIVGRINLVDLNEQGVGSLGYRIGKRFVGQGAATQAIKLLFKELTNLPQVRVIEAKTTTNHLSSQKVLMNNGFEKVGVTSETYRNASGEEWPFVHFRKEVCEK; encoded by the coding sequence ATGAATCTAACTATTACAAAACTGAAAGCAGAAGATGAAGAGTCACTCTATCAATTTGAACTAGAAAACCGTACTTATTTTGAAGAAATGATTCCTGGTCGTGGAGATGATTATTATGTTTATCGCGAATTCAGAAGAAATCACCGCACATTATTACAAGAGCAGGAAGAGAACGGGTCGTACTTCTATTTACTAAAGAATGACCAGGCAGAAATCGTTGGCCGCATTAATCTTGTTGATCTGAATGAACAAGGGGTTGGATCGCTTGGCTATCGGATTGGAAAAAGATTTGTTGGGCAAGGTGCTGCTACACAGGCAATTAAGCTTTTATTCAAAGAATTAACCAATCTTCCACAAGTGCGTGTGATTGAAGCCAAAACGACCACCAATCATCTCTCATCTCAAAAAGTATTAATGAACAATGGCTTTGAAAAAGTAGGTGTTACTAGCGAAACCTATCGCAATGCTTCAGGTGAAGAATGGCCATTTGTTCATTTTAGAAAAGAGGTTTGTGAGAAATAG